A genomic stretch from Solanum stenotomum isolate F172 chromosome 8, ASM1918654v1, whole genome shotgun sequence includes:
- the LOC125872279 gene encoding zinc finger protein GIS2-like, producing the protein MESSNQHDYLLNSSIDQEVDQQELEQEQEQEYYMGGVGKSYECVYCKGGFNTAQALGGHMNIHRKDKLSSSRNKPNTTTHNLLTSTTTKKHEIHNNLSSGANLRCYNVAESQSNYVTYFAASTSTSTSTNGHEIFLNQNRSINSSHDDHHNIQCLNLFGDDWGFQYFGTAATHDHVTETMDQKKSQENDLDLELRLGHDPLKQ; encoded by the exons ATGGAGTCATCTAATCAACATGATTACTTGTTAAACTCATCGATCGATCAAGAAGTTGACCAGCAAGAGctagaacaagaacaagaacaagagtACTACATGGGAGGTGTTGGCAAATCTTATGAGTGTGTTTATTGCAAAGGAGGATTCAACACAGCTCAAGCTTTAGGTGGTCATATGAATATTCATAGGAAAGACAAATTATCTAGTAGTAGGAACAAACCTAATACTACTACTCACAATTTGCTCACCTCCACTACTACTAAAAAGCATGAAATCCACAATAACTTATCATCAG GTGCTAATCTTAGATGTTACAATGTGGCAGAGTCACAATCAAATTATGTAACATATTTTGCAGCATCTACATCTACATCTACCTCCACAAATGGACATGAGAtttttttgaatcaaaataGAAGTATTAATAGTTCTCATGATGATCATCACAATATTCAATGCCTTAATTTATTTGGAGATGATTGGGGATTTCAATATTTTGGTACTGCAGCTACACATGATCATGTGACAGAAACTATGGATCAAAAGAAGAGTCAAGAAAATGATTTGGATTTGGAACTTCGACTTGGTCATGATCCTTTGAAACAatag